In one window of Hevea brasiliensis isolate MT/VB/25A 57/8 chromosome 10, ASM3005281v1, whole genome shotgun sequence DNA:
- the LOC110645632 gene encoding uncharacterized protein LOC110645632 → MDAYSSSYSSSSSSPMYISQYPHEGKGLKASQLLHSVRKPQLKPWKKPIAPLAPTPPRVYKVDPINFKDLVQKLTGAPEPSQPQQRLQRVAPPPLVLDKDKPALFSREFAAAAPLQLLPSPVKTPFSALFQELMSDTTDPKLKKISDSVVASPSLELNLLSPSTHGWCSFPLLSPGTLSSLEQSTVL, encoded by the coding sequence ATGGATGCTTATTCTTCTAGctattcttcttcctcttcctcaccAATGTATATTTCCCAATACCCACATGAAGGAAAGGGCCTAAAGGCATCGCAATTGCTTCATTCGGTTCGTAAGCCCCAGTTGAAGCCATGGAAGAAACCTATAGCACCATTGGCACCAACCCCACCAAGAGTGTACAAGGTCGACCCTATAAACTTCAAGGATCTTGTTCAAAAGCTCACCGGTGCACCTGAGCCGTCGCAGCCTCAACAGCGGCTCCAACGTGTGGCGCCTCCTCCGCTTGTTCTTGATAAAGACAAACCGGCATTGTTTAGCAGAGAGTTCGCAGCAGCAGCACCTTTGCAGCTCCTTCCTTCCCCTGTGAAAACCCCATTTTCTGCTTTATTTCAGGAGTTGATGTCTGATACAACTGATCCCAAACTCAAGAAGATTTCTGATAGTGTAGTAGCTTCGCCTTCGCTCGAATTGAACCTCTTGTCTCCATCAACCCATGGCTGGTGTTCTTTTCCTCTTCTGAGTCCTGGAACACTTTCCAGCTTGGAGCAAAGCACAGTCCTTTAA
- the LOC110645629 gene encoding uncharacterized protein LOC110645629, producing MSWLARSIANSLKLDDDDDDDRSPNPNVTESKSPPIPQSDHHSKSSSPTSPSSTASATTPRGVKEDLSELTKTLTRQFWGVASFLAPAPDPSSPSFPSSKISDGPGDNPQPHQLPDPEESNEDLIAGIRSDFAEIGGKFKSGISKLSSNVNVSEISKIASNFLQIGSEKDFTDEDFVGSAVGVTEEVIAFARDIAMHPETWLDFPVPDDEDFDDFDMSDAQQEHALAVERLAPRLAALRIELCPGYMSEGCFWKIYFVLLHPRLIKHDAELLSTPQIVEARAMLSHELQNKAKATKPGWSGIGTSRSTGTADLPNEESLSVPSHAEYESVPLKTSSIEVGHPTILANTSGNEAIPSGIVDEQETEKHPVLSTEMQIIDKAVVEEESVDQAKHRHLSSSSSKVLDEKFEDDADDWLKDESSEMVGTSGSTMHIGNDEDVSFSDLEEDDGDVPTSYKKVTSGSDASTKDSRDWVQLSKGSSDSVKDINPVSVKHAGSEQVSAANSESKESNDWLDVEDIDVM from the exons ATGTCATGGCTAGCGAGGTCAATTGCTAACTCTCTCAAGCTCGACGACGACGACGACGACGACCGTTCTCCTAACCCTAATGTCACCGAATCAAAATCACCCCCAATTCCTCAATCTGATCATCACTCCAAATCATCGTCACCAACATCTCCTTCATCCACAGCCTCCGCCACCACTCCACGTGGCGTCAAGGAAGACCTCTCCGAGCTCACTAAAACTTTAACCCGCCAATTCTGGGGCGTCGCCTCTTTCCTCGCTCCTGCACCTGATCCCTCCTCCCCTTCCTTTCCGTCTAGTAAGATCTCCGATGGACCAGGCGATAATCCCCAACCACACCAGTTGCCCGATCCGGAGGAATCCAATGAGGATTTGATTGCGGGAATTCGTAGCGACTTCGCCGAGATTGGTGGGAAATTCAAGTCTGGGATCTCTAAGTTGTCGAGTAACGTGAATGTGTCGGAGATCAGTAAAATCGCATCAAATTTCCTCCAGATTGGATCGGAAAAAGATTTCACTGACGAGGATTTTGTTGGCAGTGCTGTCGGTGTGACCGAGGAGGTTATAGCCTTTGCGAGGGATATCGCGATGCATCCAGAGACTTGGCTTGACTTTCCTGTTCCTGACGATGAAGATTTCGatg ATTTTGACATGTCTGATGCCCAACAAGAACATGCTTTGGCAGTTGAACGTCTTGCCCCCAGGTTAGCTGCTCTCCGAATTGAACTTTGTCCAGGATATATGAGTGAGGGCTGCTTTTGGAAGATTTACTTTGTACTTCTGCACCCTAGGCTCATTAAACATGATGCTGAGCTACTTTCAACTCCCCAG ATAGTGGAAGCAAGGGCAATGTTGTCACATGAGTTGCAGAACAAAGCTAAGGCAACCAAGCCAGGTTGGTCAGGAATTGGCACTTCTAGATCGACAGGAACTGCTGATTTACCAAATGAAGAGTCTCTTTCTGTGCCATCTCATGCTGAGTATGAATCAGTGCCTCTAAAGACATCCAGCATTGAAGTAGGCCATCCCACTATTTTAGCCAATACATCTGGCAATGAAGCAATTCCTTCTGGTATTGTAGATGAACAAGAAACAGAGAAGCACCCAGTTCTGAGTactgaaatgcaaattattgacAAAGCTGTGGTTGAGGAGGAATCAGTTGACCAGGCCAAACATCGACATCTATCTAGTTCCTCTTCTAAAGTTTTAGATGAGAAATTTGAGGATGATGCTGATGATTGGTTGAAAGATGAAAGTTCAGAAATGGTAGGCACAAGTGGGAGCACAATGCATATCGGAAATGATGAGGATGTATCATTCAGTGATCTTGAAGAAGATGATGGAGATGTGCCTACAAGTTATAAGAAAGTAACATCGGGTTCTGATGCTTCAACAAAAGACTCGCGAGATTGGGTTCAGTTGAGCAAAGGCTCTTCAGACTCAGTTAAGGATATTAATCCTGTCAGCGTGAAACATGCGGGGTCTGAGCAGGTAAGTGCTGCTAACTCTGAATCCAAGGAGTCCAATGATTGGCTTGATGTTGAGGACATTGATGTGATGTGA